Proteins found in one Paludisphaera rhizosphaerae genomic segment:
- a CDS encoding SDR family NAD(P)-dependent oxidoreductase: MSIFDRFRLTGKRLFITGGSRGLGREMALAIADAGADVILVGRDQTSLEKTAEDIRLLGREAWTIAADVGKPEECEMACRSALERHAPIDILINNVGGRRENIPTETMPLDKWRELIDLNLTSCMLCTRWLGEAMIERGQGGRIINIASINALVAGRGIAGRHYETAKGAILQFTRAVAADWAPHKITVNAILPGGFMTEPNRRWSESHPEVIELLRANIPAGDLGKPEDLGPLAVYLASDASRYMTGAALVIDGGYTLW; the protein is encoded by the coding sequence CAGTCGCGGGTTGGGGCGGGAGATGGCCCTTGCGATTGCGGACGCAGGTGCGGACGTCATCCTCGTCGGCCGCGATCAAACCAGTCTGGAAAAGACGGCTGAGGACATTCGCCTCCTTGGCCGGGAAGCCTGGACCATCGCCGCCGACGTCGGCAAGCCCGAAGAATGCGAAATGGCGTGCCGGTCGGCTCTGGAACGACACGCGCCGATTGACATCCTCATCAACAACGTGGGCGGGCGACGCGAGAACATCCCCACGGAGACGATGCCCCTCGACAAGTGGCGCGAGCTCATCGACCTGAATCTCACCAGTTGCATGCTCTGCACGAGATGGCTTGGCGAGGCGATGATCGAGCGGGGCCAGGGCGGGCGAATCATCAATATCGCATCAATCAACGCCCTGGTCGCCGGGCGAGGCATCGCGGGGAGGCACTACGAAACGGCGAAGGGGGCGATCCTCCAATTCACCCGCGCCGTGGCGGCCGACTGGGCGCCTCACAAGATCACGGTCAACGCCATCCTGCCGGGAGGCTTCATGACGGAGCCGAACCGTCGATGGTCCGAGTCCCATCCGGAAGTGATCGAACTCCTCCGCGCCAATATCCCGGCCGGCGACCTGGGGAAACCCGAGGATCTCGGGCCTCTCGCGGTCTACCTGGCCAGCGATGCCTCACGCTACATGACCGGCGCGGCTTTGGTGATCGACGGCGGATACACGCTGTGGTGA
- a CDS encoding three-Cys-motif partner protein TcmP: MGRKSHSWKDKNSPPVIRPHSLEKHRLLQTYLFQYVWTLTRRKAQDRLRLTLVDGFAGGNIYRRWGGEDLRTGSPSLMLDTIRDAEVTVNAERTKPFQIVDDYFFIERKKSACESLRRTLADSPNARIAQDRIRVMQGDFSGHADAIIKFVKEKSRSGRVIFNLDQCGYDEVPFERIRAIFRELPNAEVILTFAADFLIDYLREGRPNRRLKCMPNLDVDAMASSVDKSDPMWRRLIQLELHQEVLRASGAAFFTPFFIRSKDAHRDLWLLHLSGHPRARDVMTSVHWERHNSVAHFGGAGLKMLGYDPELDVLATGQPYFPEFHFDDKAEARTEDSLLEDLPRRIYELPAGLDFGSIFARITNETPATSDMIRKSIRILNKEGLLRVKDSSGHTERKAGVQRNDDLVLIPPQKLLFYGMGG, from the coding sequence ATGGGTCGCAAGTCTCATTCCTGGAAGGACAAGAACAGCCCCCCTGTTATCCGACCCCATAGCCTGGAGAAGCACAGGCTCCTACAGACCTATCTTTTTCAGTACGTCTGGACGTTGACCCGGCGGAAGGCGCAGGACCGGCTGCGACTCACCCTCGTGGACGGCTTCGCCGGGGGCAACATTTACAGGCGGTGGGGCGGGGAAGATCTGCGGACCGGCTCTCCTTCCCTGATGCTCGACACGATCCGCGACGCCGAGGTGACTGTCAATGCGGAGAGGACGAAGCCCTTCCAAATAGTGGACGATTACTTCTTCATCGAACGGAAGAAGTCCGCGTGCGAGTCGTTGCGGCGGACGCTGGCGGACTCGCCGAACGCCCGGATCGCCCAGGACAGGATCCGCGTCATGCAGGGGGACTTCTCCGGTCACGCGGACGCCATCATAAAGTTCGTGAAGGAAAAGAGCCGGTCGGGCCGCGTCATCTTCAACCTCGATCAATGCGGGTACGACGAAGTCCCTTTCGAGCGTATCCGCGCGATCTTCCGGGAATTGCCCAACGCCGAGGTCATCCTGACCTTCGCGGCGGACTTCCTGATCGACTACCTCCGCGAGGGGAGGCCGAATCGCAGGCTGAAGTGCATGCCCAACCTCGACGTGGACGCGATGGCCTCCTCCGTCGATAAATCGGACCCCATGTGGCGCCGGTTGATCCAGCTGGAACTCCATCAGGAAGTCCTCAGGGCTTCGGGCGCGGCCTTCTTCACCCCCTTCTTCATCCGGTCCAAGGACGCCCACAGGGACTTGTGGCTCCTCCACCTCTCCGGCCATCCTCGGGCGAGGGACGTGATGACCTCTGTCCACTGGGAGCGACACAACTCGGTCGCCCACTTCGGCGGCGCGGGCCTTAAGATGCTCGGGTACGATCCGGAGTTGGACGTCCTCGCGACGGGGCAGCCCTATTTCCCGGAGTTCCATTTCGACGACAAGGCCGAGGCGAGGACGGAAGACTCCTTGCTGGAAGATCTCCCGCGTCGCATCTACGAGCTTCCGGCCGGGCTCGATTTCGGGAGCATCTTCGCCCGCATCACCAACGAGACTCCGGCGACCAGCGACATGATCCGCAAGTCGATCCGCATCTTGAACAAGGAAGGGCTCCTCCGTGTGAAGGATTCCTCGGGGCATACCGAGAGGAAGGCCGGAGTGCAACGGAACGACGACCTCGTGCTGATCCCCCCCCAGAAGCTGTTGTTCTATGGAATGGGGGGATGA